From the Lathyrus oleraceus cultivar Zhongwan6 chromosome 4, CAAS_Psat_ZW6_1.0, whole genome shotgun sequence genome, one window contains:
- the LOC127137651 gene encoding pentatricopeptide repeat-containing protein At5g15980, mitochondrial, protein MCGIKQKGGTKRCLAADPKRPSPYSLTFRLTLLRTHQIPNQCQVLRSLSLSPIPLRFNPNHSKFPINPSFRHFSSEPVLVDIDSDHTLIVDIFSKPRDLDDVKKQLDSNNVSISHDAVNAVLRKLQSDPDSARRFFRWVSENHPEKLSSRSYNAMLGVLGINGVVEEFWDLVGVMKKKGYGVSKWVNDRVLESFEKAGLDGEVVKLKGLFDKETAERKVSNLCRIVRRSVWSDDVEKEISDLNVGFSSELVKLVLESLGSEPNKVLIFFRWVEESGLFKHDECTYNAMVRVLGREDTIDRFWKVVAEMRSAGFEMEVETFVKALGWFCKRRMIKDAVELYAFALAGANKPTPTCFTFLLRKAISSKELDMDLFSRVLKVFTGNGSTLIDSIVDAVLKSLTTVGRIGEWNKVLKEMEYCGFVASGSLRSKIAFRLGVIGKKEQANEFVDRVEAYGSSTDHKIHKSLVEGHCVGGNLDKAFDSFKEEVGGSARMRLLKVRIGIGAGVHIGAFGS, encoded by the exons ATGTGTGGGATTAAACAAAAAGGGGGAACCAAGAGATGCCTAGCGGCAGACCCAAAAAGACCCTCTCCCTACTCTCTCACGTTCCGGCTAACCCTTCTTCGCACTCACCAAATTCCCAATCAATGTCAGGTACttcgctctctctctctctctcccattCCTCTTCGATTCAACCCCAATCATTCCAAATTCCCTATAAACCCTAGTTTCCGCCATTTCTCTTCCGAACCCGTTCTCGTTGATATTGATTCCGATCACACTCTCATCGTCGATATATTCTCGAAACCTCGAGATCTCGACGATGTTAAAAAACAACTCGATTCGAATAACGTTTCGATTAGCCACGATGCGGTGAATGCTGTTTTGAGGAAGCTTCAGTCTGATCCTGATTCAGCGAGGAGGTTTTTTCGATGGGTATCAGAGAATCATCCCGAAAAGTTGAGCTCCAGATCCTATAACGCCATGCTGGGGGTTTTGGGAATTAACGGGGTTGTTGAAGAGTTTTGGGATTTGGTTGGTGTTATGAAGAAAAAGGGTTACGGTGTTTCGAAATGGGTTAATGATAGAGTGTTGGAGAGTTTTGAAAAGGCGGGATTGGATGGTGAGGTTGTGAAGTTGAAGGGGTTGTTTGATAAGGAAACTGCTGAGAGGAAAGTTTCTAATTTGTGTAGGATTGTGAGGCGGAGTGTGTGGAGTGATGATGTTGAGAAGGAAATCAGTGATTTGAATGTTGGGTTTTCTAGTGAGTTGGTTAAGTTGGTTTTGGAGAGTTTAGGTTCGGAGCCGAATAAGGTTTTGATATTTTTCAGGTGGGTGGAAGAGAGTGGGTTGTTTAAGCATGATGAATGTACCTATAATGCGATGGTGAGGGTTCTCGGAAGGGAGGATACGATAGATCGATTTTGGAAGGTTGTTGCTGAAATGAGAAGTGCTGGATTTGAGATGGAAGTGGAGACTTTTGTTAAGGCTTTGGGATGGTTTTGTAAGAGGAGAATGATTAAGGATGCTGTTGAGCTTTATGCGTTTGCTTTAGCTGGTGCTAACAAGCCTACGCCGACGTGCTTTACCTTTCTGTTGAGAAAAGCTATTTCTTCTAAGGAGTTGGATATGGATTTGTTTTCAAGGGTTTTGAAGGTTTTTACCGGAAATGGGAGTACTTTGATAGATTCCATTGTTGATGCCGTACTGAAATCTTTAACAACTGTTGGTAGGATTGGGGAGTGGAATAAGGttttgaaagaaatggaatatTGTGGGTTTGTTGCTAGTGGTAGTTTGCGGAGCAAAATTGCATTTCGACTTGGTGTTATTGGTAAAAAGGAACAAGCTAATGAGTTTGTGGATAGAGTTGAAGCATATGGGTCTAGTACAGATCACAAGATACATAAATCGTTAGTCGAGGGGCATTGCGTAGGTGGGAACCTTGATAAGGCATTTGATTCTTTCAAAGAAGAGGTTGGAGGGAGCGCAAGAATGA GGTTGTTGAAGGTAAGGATTGGTATCGGCGCCGGCGTGCACATTGGAGCGTTTGGATCGTGA
- the LOC127075589 gene encoding embryonic abundant protein USP92: MEFKNLSVLALFFLTLLGIHASKSGEEYWKSVWPNTPIPKTLLDLLLTDKGTSIPIKSQEEKQYWTIFFEHDLYPGKTMNLGIQKHSDIQSSKSTTHAPVKRASHTFKTLKGLGQTPEKETTRTNQPFGTFVWWYKKQTGSLTTRSDKATKIETTATNQPFGTFVWWNEKEFDRPTIRSDKLTKIETTRANQPFGTFVWWYKKEIERPTIRSDKTTKIETTTINQPFGTFVWWNKKETDRPTIRSDKVTKIETTRTNQPFGTTAWWHKKETEKETEIETENNLLEENQPFGLSEQGKKETEKSNQPFETQTSDEKEAHVLNNYCGTPSAIGEHKHCALSLESMMDFAISKLGKNIKVMSSSFSQSQDKYVVQEVNKIGDKAVMCHRLNFEEVVFYCHVVNATTTYMVPMMASDGTISKALTICHHDTRGMNPKVLNEVLNVKPGNVSVCHFIGNKAVAWVPNVSQSRGHPCVI, from the exons ATGGAGTTTAAAAATCTATCTGTTTTAGCTCTCTTTTTC TTGACTCTTCTAGGAATTCATGCATCTAAATCAGGAGAAGAATATTGGAAATCTGTTTGGCCAAACACTCCTATACCAAAGACACTTTTGGATCTCTTATTGACTG ATAAAGGAACAAGTATTCCTATCAAAAGTCAAGAAGAGAAGCAATACTGGACTATCTTTTTTGAACATGACCTATATCCTGGAAAAACAATGAACTTAGGTATCCAAAAACATTCGGATATTCAatcatcaaaatcaacaacaCATGCACCCGTCAAAAGAGCAAGCCATACTTTTAAGACTCTCAAAGGACTTGGACAAACACCTGAAAAAGAAACTACTAGAACAAATCAACCTTTTGGAACGTTTGTGTGGTGGTATAAAAAACAAACTGGAAGCCTAACCACTAGGAGCGACAAAGCAACCAAAATAGAAACTACTGCAACAAATCAACCTTTTGGAACATTTGTGTGGTGGAATGAAAAAGAATTTGATAGACCAACCATTAGGAGTGACAAATTAACCAAAATAGAAACTACTAGAGCAAATCAACCTTTTGGAACGTTTGTGTGGTGGTATAAAAAAGAAATTGAAAGACCAACCATTAGAAGCGACAAAACAACCAAAATAGAAACTACTACAATAAATCAACCTTTTGGAACGTTTGTGTGGTGGAATAAAAAAGAAACGGATAGACCAACCATTAGGAGTGACAAAGTAACCAAAATAGAAACTACTAGAACAAATCAACCATTTGGAACGACTGCGTGGTGGCATAAAAAAGAAACTGAAAAAGAAACTGAAATTGAAACTGAAAACAACCTATTGGAAGAAAATCAACCTTTTGGATTAAGTGAACAGGGTAAAAAAGAAACTgaaaaatcaaatcaacctttTGAAACCCAGACATCAGATGAAAAAGAAGCTCACGTTCTTAACAACTACTGTGGAACTCCATCAGCAATAGGAGAACACAAACATTGCGCCCTATCACTAGAATCAATGATGGATTTCGCCATTTCAAAGCTTGGAAAGAATATCAAAGTGATGTCAAGTTCCTTTTCTCAAAGTCAAGACAAATATGTAGTTCAGGAAGTAAATAAAATTGGAGACAAAGCAGTGATGTGTCATAGATTGAACTTTGAAGAAGTTGTATTTTATTGTCATGTAGTTAATGCCACAACAACTTACATGGTCCCAATGATGGCCTCTGATGGAACTATATCAAAAGCACTGACAATTTGCCACCATGACACTAGAGGTATGAATCCTAAAGTGTTAAATGAAGTTCTCAATGTTAAGCCAGGAAATGTATCTGTTTGCCATTTTATTGGCAACAAGGCTGTTGCTTGGGTACCTAATGTTAGCCAGTCTCGTGGTCATCCTTGTGTCATCTAG
- the LOC127137649 gene encoding uncharacterized protein LOC127137649 gives MTLEKETRSRFQFSFPDPNLSLLKDLVARVEDHDGFRKRFGNLLSLMKVKVDSIALRVLSHFYDPTYHCFTFSDYQLSQTLEEFAYIVGIPIRDKIPFIGGEKEPKSHIIEASLHVPKGKVENSLITKGGISGFPIKYLGERASHYADMGSNDVFEEILALMIFGILLFPSFKDFVDMDAIRGFMTCNPVPTLLGDVYYSSTLRPRRRVDGSVVIHLYYTSAYDIGTIVVSYGEFPNVPLIGTKGVITYNPSLAYRHLVYSMDDKPKSLLVTPVVIREDEENVNLRRDVVKAWSHISRKKKSELGPRNYVEKEAYTTWRLKEENAQLVKDKDVWENKFLFANGECSKLHNQLQEKDDVIVRQKVALEEGVAKRQRLDRDLEASWFSTNQHKEKLLHTEGLLGQALEEKTALKAELKIRPRVL, from the exons ATGACTTTGGAAAAGGAAACTAGGAGTCGGTTCCAGTTCAGTTTCCCCGATCCAAATTTGTCTCTATTGAAAGACTTGGTCGCTCGCGTGGAAGATCATGATGGCTTTAGGAAGAGATTTGGAAATCTTTTATCTTTGATGAAAGTGAAAGTGGATAGCATTGCTTTGAGGGTTCTTTCCCATTTTTATGACCCAACGTAtcattgtttcactttctccGATTATCAATTGTCCCAGACTCTCGAAGAATTCGCTTACATTGTGGGAATCCCAATCCGTGATAAGATTCCTTTCATTGGAGGAGAAAAAGAACCTAAGTCGCACATTATCGAGGCATCTCTGCACGTTCCAAAGGGTAAGGTAGAAAATAGTCTCATCACCAAAGGAGGAATTTCTGGTTTTCCCATCAAGTATTTGGGGGAAAGAGCTTCACATTATGCCGACATGGGGAGCAATGATGTGTTTGAGGAAATCTTGGCCTTAATGATTTTTGGGATTCTACTCTTCCCAAGCTTCAAAGACTTTGTCGATATGGATGCTATTCGGGGTTTCATGACTTGTAATCCGGTTCCTACTCTTCTAGGAGATGTCTATTACTCCTCCACTTTACGGCCGAGAAGAAGGGTGGATGGGTCTGTTGTTATTCACCTATattatacaagtg CCTATGATATTGGGACGATTGTAGTGAGTTATGGagaattccccaatgtgcctcttatcGGTACCAAGGGGGTTATTACCTACAATCCGTCTTTAGCATACCGTCATCTTGTCTATTCCATGGATGATAAGCCTAAATCTCTTTTGGTTACTCCTGTTGTCATTCGTGAAGATGAGGAGAATGTGAATCTTAGAAGGGATGTTGTGAAGGCTTGGTCTCATATTTCTCGCAAGAAAAAGTCCGAGTTAGGTCCTCGAAACTATGTGGAAAAAGAGGCTTATACTACTTGG AGGCTAAAGGAAGAGAATGCCCAGTTAGTGAAAGATAAAGACGTTTGGGAGAACAAATTCTTATTTGCTAATGGGGAGTGTTCTAAACTCCATAATCAACTGCAAGAGAAGGATGATGTGATTGTTCGACAGAAGGTAGCTCTAGAAGAAGGGGTTGCTAAAAGGCAAAGGCTGGATAGAGATCTCGAGGCGTCTTGGTTTTCTACCAATCAACACAAGGAGAAGCTGCTACATACCGAAGGACTTCTTGGACAAGCATTGGAAGAGAAGACCGCTCTGAAGGCTGAATTAAAGATTAGGCCTAGGGTCCTTTGA
- the LOC127137650 gene encoding uncharacterized protein LOC127137650 — protein MNPWVAFLVNKTRQIARWQILLSEYDIEYHTQKDIKGSILADYLAHQPVEDPQAEQFDFPDEDIMALRMKDSDEPLIEEGSEPGSIWGLVFDGAVNVYGHGIGIVIITPRGSHKPFAERVDFGCTNNIAEYEACILGLEDAIDMCIKFMEVFGDSALVITQIKGEWETRHPCLILYRDYSRRLSTFFTKVEFHDIPRDENRIADALATLSSMYRVNLHREVPSIPIHTRDKPTYIFNVEAVSDEKSWFFDIKCFLEKQEYPLGASNRDKKTLRRLPANLFLNGDVLYKRNFNMVLLRCMDRHEANMLMAEVHEGYFGTHTNGHSMARKMLRAGYYWLTMESNCYCHTSKNENTT, from the coding sequence atgaatccatgggttgCATTCTTGGTCAACAAGACGAGACAGATTGCTCGTTGGCAAATTCTATTATCTgaatacgacattgagtatcacACCCAAAAAGACATCAAAGGAAGTATCCTCGCTGATTATTTGGCACATCAGCCTGTTGAGGATCCTCAAGCTGAGCagtttgactttcctgatgaagacatcatggCTTTGAGAATGAAAGACAGTGATGAGCCGCTTATTGAAGAAGGTTCCGAGCCTGGATCCATTTGGGGTTTAGTATTCGATGGTGCTGTCAACGTATATGGACATGGCATAGGCATTGTAATTATTACTCCTCGAGGTTCACATAAACCTTTCGCAGAAAGGGTGGATTTTGGTTGCACCAACAACATCGCAGAGTATGAGGCATGCATTCTTGGATTGGAAGACGCTATTGATATGTGTATCAAATTTATGGAAGTGTTCGGTGACTCAGCTCTTGTCATCACTCAGATTAAAGGAGAGTGGGAAACTCGTCATCCGTGTTTGATCCTATACAGAGATTATTCCAGAAGATTGTCTACTTTCTTTACCAAAGTAGAATTCCATGACATCCCTCGAGACGAGAACCGGAtagcagatgctcttgctacgctgTCTTCCATGTATAGGGTGAATTTGCATAGAGAAGTGCCCTCTATCCCTATCCATACCCGTGATAAACCTACCTATATCTTTAATGTTGAGGCCGTGTCAGATGAGAAATCGTGGTTctttgatatcaagtgttttcttgAGAAGCAAGAATACCCTCTTGGTGCGTCTAACAGAGATAAGAAAACCTTGAGGCGGTTGCCGGCTAATTTATtcttgaatggtgatgtgctcTACAAAAGAAACTTTaacatggtcttgctcagatgcatggacagacacgaagcaAATATGTTAATGGCGGAAGTACATGAAGGATATTTTGGCACACACACTAATGGACATTCTATGGCAAGAAAGATGCTTAGAGCTGGTTATTATTGGTTAACTATGGAGTCTAATTGTTACTGTCacacctcgaaaaatgagaataCGACCTAA